Proteins from a genomic interval of Nematostella vectensis chromosome 5, jaNemVect1.1, whole genome shotgun sequence:
- the LOC5509171 gene encoding short-chain collagen C4: protein MALLELKLLRGRDGRDGRDGVPGKQGPRGPSGTHGSRGPPGPAGPQGPPGHSSGGTQYIRWGRRDCPRGALELYDGWVGGAHYTHAGGGSNYLCLPDKPRYARFTNGYQNGGRIYQTEYEVNDNSIFARGLHDYDAPCAACYVPKRTANIMIPATTACPSGWTREYWGYLMTSHYAQAHEYEYICVDTNAQAFPGSHANHNGALLYPVQVSCSGPQCKYYQGDKELTCVVCTK, encoded by the exons ATGGCACTTCTCGAACTTAAGCTTCTTCGGG GTCGAGATGGCCGAGATGGCCGCGACGGAGTACCAGGCAAACAAG GACCCCGTGGTCCTTCAGGGACGCATGGCTCTCGTGGCCCCCCCGGACCAGCAGGACCTCAAGGTCCCCCAGGACACTCTTCAGGGGGGACACAATACATCCGATGGGGGAGGAGAGATTGCCCACGCGGCGCTCTCGAGCTCTACGATG GTTGGGTCGGGGGTGCACACTATACCCATGCAGGCGGCGGCAGTAACTACTTATGCCTTCCCGACAAACCCCGCTACGCTCGCTTCACAAACGGGTACCAGAACGGTGGCCGCATCTACCAAACAGAGTACGAAGTAAACGACAACTCCATTTTCGCTCGTGGTCTCCATGACTACGACGCGCCGTGTGCCGCTTGCTACGTGCCAAAACGCACCGCCAACATTATGATACCCGCTACCACAGCTTGCCCGAGCGGCTGGACCCGAGAGTATTGGGGCtacctgatgacgtcacattacGCTCAGGCGCACGAATATGAATACATTTGCGTCGACACAAATGCGCAGGCCTTCCCCGGCAGCCACGCGAATCACAACGGCGCGCTCCTTTACCCGGTGCAGGTTTCATGTTCTGGCCCACAGTGCAAGTATTATCAGGGAGACAAGGAGCTAACGTGTGTGGTTTGCACCAAGTAG